The genome window GACATGACGCTCTCGCTACCGCTCGAGCGTGCGGCCACCCTGGACAGCGCGACCGAGCGCTGTGCGCACAACTACCACCCGCTACCGGTAGTGGTGGCCTCGGCCAAGGGTTGCTGGGTCGTTGATGTGACTGGTCGTCAGTACCTGGACTGCCTGGCCGCCTACTCCGCGCTGAACTTCGGCCACGGCCACCCGCACCTGCTGGCCGCCGCCCGCGCACAGCTGGGCCGGGTCACCCTGACCAGCCGCGCGTTCGACCACGACCAGCTTTACGAGTTCTGCGCCGAACTCGGTGACCTGGCCGGCAAGCAGATGGTGCTGCCGATGAACACCGGCGCCGAGGCCGTGGAGACCGCGATCAAGGTGGCCCGCAAGTGGGGCTACACGGTCAAGGGCGTACCGGCCGGCCAGG of Sporichthyaceae bacterium contains these proteins:
- a CDS encoding aminotransferase class III-fold pyridoxal phosphate-dependent enzyme — encoded protein: MTLSLPLERAATLDSATERCAHNYHPLPVVVASAKGCWVVDVTGRQYLDCLAAYSALNFGHGHPHLLAAARAQLGRVTLTSRAFDHDQLYEFCAELGDLAGKQMVLPMNTGAEAVETAIKVARKWGYTVKGVPAGQATIIVAADNFHGRTTTIVSFSTDAGARDDFGPFTPGFKVVPYGDAAALEAAIDATTVAVLLEPIQGEAGVVVPPAGYLPAVREACTRNNVLFIADEIQSGLGRTGATFACENADVVPDMYLLGKAL